ACGGCGAGCCAAACAGCCGCAGCGAAGGATGCAGACGCAGGACGCTGCCGGCGGACAGCGTGGGCTGCCCGGCGTTGTCCGGCGTCGTATCTGCCGCGTGCAGAGACTCGATACACAGCAGTTCGAGCTGCGCCAGATCCGCCAGCCACGGCCAGTCAACCAGCGGGGGAAAGCCGGCCAGCCAGGCGGGCAACGCCGTCCCATAGTCAGCCAGCACCGGCGAGGTCGGCGGGTGCCGGCGGATAAATTCGGCCGCCATGGCGCGGAAGAAGCCGTCGCCAACCTGCTGTACCAGCACCGGGCAGTTTTCCGCCAGTGCGCTAACCAGCGAGGCCATCACGTTGTTGCGATAAACGGCAAAGCGCCGGGCCGGATCGCTGCCGTTCCAGGTGGTGAGCCCCTGGGGCACGGCGCCGTTGCCGTCAAGCAGCGCCTGATACAGTGCGCGTTGCATCTTTCACCTCCTCCGTCATCAACGCTTCCGCCTGACGCGCCTCATCCAGCAGCACCGCCAGCGGCGGCAGGTTGCTGTCCCATTCGATCAGCGTTGCGACGTTGCCGGTCGCCGCCAGCGCGGCACGATACAGCTGCCAGACCGGTGCGGCGACGCGGCCGTCGTGGGAATCAATCAGTAAACGGTCGCCGGCGGCGTCCTGGTTTTCCGCATGGCCCGCCAGATGTATTTCCCCCACCCGGTGCAGCGGCAGCTCGTACAGCATGGTCAGCGGATCGCGGTGGTGGTTGACGCCGCTGACGTAGAGGTTGTTGACGTCCAGCAGCAGGCCGCAGCCGCTGCGTTTTACCATCTCGCTGATAAAGGCGGTTTCACTCAGGGTAGAGTCGGCGAACTCGACATAGGTGGCCGGGTTCTCCAGCAAGATCGGCCGCCGCAGCGCATTTTGCACCTGATCGATATGCGCGCAGACCCGCGTCAGCGTGGTCTCGGTATAAGGCAGCGGCAGCAGATCGTTGAGAAAAAAGCCGTTATGCGTTGACCAGGCCAGATGTTCGGAGAATATCTGCGGCTGATAGCGTTCCACCAGAGCGGCGACGCGTTGCAGGTGGCTGCGGTCGAGCGGCGCTTCAGCGCCGATAGACATCCCCACGCCGTGAATGGACAGCGGGTAGCTTTGACGGATGGCGCTCAGGGCCTGATGAAAAGGGCCGCCGGCCACCAGATAATTTTCCGCATGAATTTCAAAAAAACCGACGTCGGGCCGCTCCTGCAGGATCTGGCCGAAGTGCTCCGGCTTGAGACCGATGCCGGCCCGCGGCGGGAGACCGCCCATCATGCTATAGCCAGGCGCATCACGGGTGACGGCAGGCGGGGTATGAACTGACGTAGTCATCGCTGTTGCTCCTGGTGATGGGCGGTGAGGGCGGCTTACATCTCTTTAAACGAGTCCAATTGACCAAAGCCGGTCGATGACGTCGGCGATTTCATTTTTACGCAGCTGCCGGTGGGCACCAGCTTCCAGGCGTTACCCTGGTAATCGGTTTTGGCCGTGCCGGCGCAGGTGGTGCCGGCGCCCGCTTTACAGTCATTTTTGCCCTTCAGTGATACGCCGTAGCATTTCTCCATGTTGCTTCCTTCAGCCGCCATGGCTGCGGTGCCTGCGGTGGTCAGCATGCTGCCTAACGCCAGCGCCAGCAGTGCGGTTGTAGTTGGCTTTTTCATTATTTCTTCCTCATGGTTGTAAAACGGATCGTTGTGTTGGCAGAAGCAGGATGGCTTCTGAGGAGTTAGTCGCAGCGGGCGCGGACTTCTTACAGAAAAAATTATTTTTTATTTAAAGTGATTGAATAACAGAAAGTTGCGTTCTGCTTGCCGCGGGGCGCGGCAATCATGCGGGGCGTGAAGAATGAGTGCGCCATGACATAAAAAAACCGCAGCCAGAGGCTGCGGTTACGGTTAGCGGGACAACCGGGCGGTCTTTGCCTG
The nucleotide sequence above comes from Serratia rhizosphaerae. Encoded proteins:
- a CDS encoding DNA-binding domain-containing protein; the encoded protein is MQRALYQALLDGNGAVPQGLTTWNGSDPARRFAVYRNNVMASLVSALAENCPVLVQQVGDGFFRAMAAEFIRRHPPTSPVLADYGTALPAWLAGFPPLVDWPWLADLAQLELLCIESLHAADTTPDNAGQPTLSAGSVLRLHPSLRLFGSPFAVFSLWAAHQQDQAPAELDPCRAEQVLLFRHQDDVRLIAIGAAELRFLHALQTRKSLAQALTAALAEDTAFAVQPALQRLHHYGLILCVSGRQEK
- a CDS encoding DUF692 domain-containing protein, with translation MTTSVHTPPAVTRDAPGYSMMGGLPPRAGIGLKPEHFGQILQERPDVGFFEIHAENYLVAGGPFHQALSAIRQSYPLSIHGVGMSIGAEAPLDRSHLQRVAALVERYQPQIFSEHLAWSTHNGFFLNDLLPLPYTETTLTRVCAHIDQVQNALRRPILLENPATYVEFADSTLSETAFISEMVKRSGCGLLLDVNNLYVSGVNHHRDPLTMLYELPLHRVGEIHLAGHAENQDAAGDRLLIDSHDGRVAAPVWQLYRAALAATGNVATLIEWDSNLPPLAVLLDEARQAEALMTEEVKDATRTVSGAA
- a CDS encoding DUF2282 domain-containing protein, with amino-acid sequence MKKPTTTALLALALGSMLTTAGTAAMAAEGSNMEKCYGVSLKGKNDCKAGAGTTCAGTAKTDYQGNAWKLVPTGSCVKMKSPTSSTGFGQLDSFKEM